The window GGTTAAATCTCTTAAAATTGCAGATGATCTAGGCATATATGCCTATGATGCATATTTGTTATGCTGCGCGAAAGATAATCGCATGCCTCTTCTTTCGCTTGATAAAAAACTAATCAAGGCTGCTGCAAGCATATCGATTTCTACTTTAGACATAGCATAAGGAGAAAAAAATGAATGTTTATACATACACACAGGCAAGACAGAATCTGGCATCCGTATTGGACAAGGCCCAGACCGAAGGCGAAGTTATCATTAAAAGAAGGGGCGGCGGCATCTTCATCGTCAAAGCTCAGAAACAACCGCAAAAAAAATCACCTTTTGATATCAAAGGCGTCGATGCCCGAATTGGCGTTAAAGCAATCCTCAAATGCATCGAAGAGGGAAGAAGAAAATAACATCTCGTAAAATAATTGAGGAATGTCCTCTAATCTTATAATCAAATGGACGTCCCATATGGTTCCTCATCTGGTTTTGTCAATTGTTGACGGTCTGTTGCCCAAAT of the Desulfomonilia bacterium genome contains:
- a CDS encoding type II toxin-antitoxin system prevent-host-death family antitoxin, producing MNVYTYTQARQNLASVLDKAQTEGEVIIKRRGGGIFIVKAQKQPQKKSPFDIKGVDARIGVKAILKCIEEGRRK